The Sporocytophaga myxococcoides genome contains a region encoding:
- a CDS encoding glutamine synthetase beta-grasp domain-containing protein translates to MAKSKLEYIWLDGYKPTQSLRSKTKIVNDFSGKLEDCEMWCFDGSSTEQAPGGSSDCLLKPVYICQDPQRKNGYLVMCEVLSPNGTPHPTNGRATIDDDDNDFWFGFEQEYFLWNPATNKPLGFPENGYPAPQGPYYCSVGAKNAFGREIVEEHLDVCLEAGLNVEGINAEVAAGQWEFQIFAKGAKEAGDQIWVARYLLERIGEKYGVSINWHCKPLGSLDWNGSGMHANFSNSALRTAGKKEVYDSICSAFAPVVKEHIEVYGADNHLRLTGKHETQSIDTFSYGVSDRGASIRIPIATVERGWKGWLEDRRPNSAADPYKVASRIIKTVKTVSSN, encoded by the coding sequence ATGGCAAAATCGAAATTAGAGTACATCTGGCTTGATGGTTACAAACCGACACAAAGTCTTCGTAGCAAAACTAAAATTGTTAATGATTTCAGCGGAAAATTGGAAGATTGTGAAATGTGGTGTTTTGATGGTTCTTCTACCGAGCAAGCTCCGGGAGGATCTTCAGATTGTTTGTTAAAGCCGGTTTATATCTGTCAGGATCCGCAAAGAAAGAATGGTTACCTTGTAATGTGTGAAGTTTTATCTCCAAACGGAACACCGCATCCTACCAATGGTCGTGCTACTATTGATGATGATGATAATGATTTCTGGTTTGGTTTTGAACAAGAGTACTTCTTGTGGAATCCTGCAACAAATAAGCCTTTGGGATTCCCTGAAAACGGATACCCAGCTCCGCAAGGTCCATATTACTGCTCAGTAGGTGCTAAAAATGCATTTGGTCGTGAAATCGTTGAAGAGCATCTTGATGTTTGTCTTGAGGCAGGCTTGAACGTGGAAGGTATCAATGCTGAAGTGGCAGCAGGACAGTGGGAGTTCCAGATTTTTGCTAAAGGTGCTAAAGAAGCTGGAGATCAAATCTGGGTTGCTCGTTATTTACTTGAAAGAATCGGGGAAAAATATGGTGTTTCTATCAACTGGCATTGCAAACCTCTTGGATCACTTGACTGGAATGGTTCAGGAATGCATGCTAATTTCTCTAACTCTGCACTTCGTACAGCTGGTAAGAAAGAAGTATATGATAGTATCTGCAGCGCATTTGCTCCTGTTGTAAAAGAGCATATTGAGGTTTATGGTGCTGATAACCATCTTCGTTTAACTGGTAAGCACGAAACTCAGTCTATCGATACATTCTCTTACGGGGTGTCTGATCGTGGTGCTTCTATCCGTATTCCAATTGCGACAGTTGAGCGTGGATGGAAAGGTTGGTTAGAGGATCGTCGTCCAAATTCTGCTGCAGATCCATACAAAGTGGCATCAAGAATTATAAAGACGGTAAAAACTGTTTCTAGTAACTAA